In the genome of Ignavibacteria bacterium, one region contains:
- a CDS encoding glycosyltransferase — protein MNDIIKGRDIVVTGLQAWDNAIGSNCINIALEFAKQNRVLYVNSPLDTITVLKGKNDEKVQKRLRIIDGQEKDLAKVGENIWEFNPRKKIKSINWIKFDWLFDFFNKRNNAIFTKEVKRAMDKLGFKNIILFNDSDMFRSFYFQEYLKPEVSIYYSRDNLIAVDYWKAHGIRIEAELIEKSDAAVANSTYLADYCRQFNKNSFYVGQGCDLSLFDKNLIKEEPKDLKDIPHPRIGYVGAIFTLRLDIDILSYIAKTKPDWQIVLVGPEDDGFLNSELHGMKNVHFFGSKDGSLLPSYINYFDVCINPQLLNEVTIGNYPRKIDEYLAMEKPTVATKTVAMSIFANHTYLAETKEEYVKLIELALKEDNEEKGKARREFASSHTWENNVKEIYKAINLVYELRGKK, from the coding sequence TTGAACGATATAATAAAAGGAAGAGATATTGTTGTTACGGGGCTTCAGGCGTGGGATAATGCCATTGGCAGCAACTGCATTAATATTGCACTTGAGTTTGCAAAGCAAAATCGTGTGTTGTATGTTAATTCTCCGCTTGATACAATAACGGTATTGAAGGGAAAGAATGATGAAAAAGTTCAGAAACGGCTAAGAATAATTGATGGTCAGGAAAAAGATTTGGCAAAAGTTGGTGAGAATATATGGGAATTTAATCCGAGAAAAAAAATAAAATCAATTAATTGGATAAAATTCGACTGGCTTTTTGATTTTTTTAATAAAAGAAATAATGCAATTTTCACTAAAGAAGTTAAACGGGCAATGGATAAGCTTGGATTTAAAAATATTATTTTGTTCAATGACAGCGATATGTTCAGAAGTTTTTACTTTCAGGAATATTTGAAACCCGAGGTCAGCATTTATTACAGCAGGGACAATCTGATTGCTGTTGATTATTGGAAAGCTCACGGAATAAGAATTGAAGCGGAGCTAATAGAAAAATCAGATGCTGCCGTTGCGAATTCGACTTATCTTGCTGACTACTGCAGACAGTTTAATAAAAATTCTTTTTATGTCGGGCAGGGATGCGATTTAAGTTTGTTTGATAAAAATCTGATTAAGGAAGAGCCTAAGGATTTAAAAGACATTCCGCATCCGAGAATCGGGTATGTCGGTGCTATATTTACTTTGAGATTAGACATTGATATATTGAGTTACATTGCAAAAACAAAACCCGATTGGCAGATTGTTTTAGTCGGACCTGAAGACGATGGATTTTTAAACAGCGAGTTACATGGAATGAAGAACGTTCATTTTTTTGGTTCGAAAGACGGAAGCTTGCTGCCATCATATATAAATTATTTTGATGTTTGCATCAATCCGCAATTACTGAACGAGGTTACAATTGGAAATTATCCTCGCAAAATTGATGAATATCTTGCAATGGAAAAACCAACTGTTGCAACAAAAACGGTCGCAATGAGCATTTTTGCAAACCATACTTATCTTGCCGAAACAAAAGAAGAGTATGTAAAACTTATTGAACTTGCATTAAAAGAAGATAATGAAGAAAAAGGAAAAGCGCGAAGAGAGTTTGCATCATCGCATACGTGGGAAAATAATGTTAAGGAAATTTACAAAGCCATTAACCTTGTGTATGAATTGAGAGGTAAAAAATAA
- a CDS encoding flippase, translating to MAFAKDSYWLKSGIYTVLQRVTTLLTGFGSFYILVRMLPKEQMGEYALFLTVTALIEVSKNGLIQNAQIKYSASATPEEYPKILSASFSLNLLIALILVAGLFIAAKPLSILWSSPSLEPMFYLYVITTLVLVPFYQFNFIQQANLDFKGIFYSSLVRQGLFFTGILVALIIGYQIELTEIVWLMTAGALLGTLTSYPFVKKFFRISKKIEWNWVKKLFHYGKYVFGTNISSMIYTSVDQMMLGILLGPPSVAVFNVAQRVTNFVEVPLSSVSAIVFPQSAKRIETDGKEAVCYLYERSVGLLLAMILPVTIVTLLFTKEIIIIIAGEQYLSAVPILQVIILATLLQPFGRQFGVVMDSIGKPRVNFILLVIIMLVNILSNYLYISYFGLIGAAFGTFTALVIFLIINQIILKREIGVKTHHTFIYMYRFYIDGFNMVLNKLFKRKNHNKD from the coding sequence ATGGCATTTGCAAAAGATTCATATTGGTTGAAATCTGGAATATATACAGTTCTGCAAAGAGTAACGACTTTGCTGACAGGATTCGGAAGTTTTTATATTTTAGTGCGTATGCTTCCCAAAGAACAAATGGGGGAGTATGCATTGTTCCTTACAGTGACGGCATTAATTGAGGTAAGCAAGAACGGGCTGATACAAAACGCTCAAATAAAGTATAGCGCATCAGCAACTCCGGAAGAGTATCCGAAAATCTTGAGCGCTTCGTTCTCTTTGAATTTATTAATTGCTTTGATTTTAGTTGCCGGGTTATTTATTGCTGCAAAACCTTTGAGCATCCTTTGGAGCTCTCCGTCGCTTGAACCGATGTTTTATTTATATGTGATAACTACTTTAGTACTTGTTCCTTTTTATCAGTTTAATTTTATTCAGCAGGCGAATCTGGATTTTAAGGGAATTTTTTACAGCAGTCTTGTAAGGCAGGGTTTATTTTTCACGGGAATATTAGTAGCATTGATAATCGGTTATCAAATTGAGTTAACAGAAATTGTATGGCTTATGACTGCGGGGGCTTTACTTGGAACATTAACATCATATCCATTTGTAAAAAAGTTTTTCAGGATTTCAAAAAAGATAGAGTGGAATTGGGTGAAAAAATTATTTCATTATGGTAAATATGTTTTCGGAACTAATATCAGCTCGATGATTTACACAAGCGTTGACCAGATGATGTTGGGTATTTTATTAGGACCTCCATCTGTTGCAGTGTTTAATGTTGCTCAGCGTGTAACAAACTTTGTTGAAGTTCCGTTGTCGTCTGTTTCGGCAATTGTATTCCCGCAAAGTGCAAAAAGAATCGAAACTGACGGCAAAGAAGCGGTATGTTATTTATATGAACGTTCGGTCGGACTCTTACTTGCAATGATTTTACCCGTTACGATTGTTACTCTTTTATTTACAAAAGAAATAATAATCATAATTGCGGGCGAACAGTATTTAAGCGCAGTTCCAATATTGCAAGTAATTATTCTTGCAACACTGTTGCAACCTTTCGGGAGACAATTTGGGGTTGTGATGGACTCAATCGGGAAGCCGAGAGTAAATTTTATTCTGCTTGTAATTATAATGCTTGTAAATATTTTATCGAACTATTTATATATTTCTTATTTCGGATTAATAGGTGCGGCGTTCGGAACGTTCACAGCTCTGGTAATATTTTTGATTATTAATCAGATAATTCTTAAAAGAGAAATCGGAGTAAAAACGCATCACACATTTATTTATATGTATAGATTTTATATCGATGGCTTTAATATGGTGCTGAATAAACTTTTTAAAAGAAAAAATCACAATAAGGATTAA
- a CDS encoding glycosyltransferase has product MGVLSVLFYAVQILILFFLLFPFLSVILSLLFRKPRLKNKINQKFDFGLIITAYKETEITLPLVDSLLKQNYDNYLIYLVADECDVSKLKFDDERVVVLKPESKLGSKIKSILYAIDNFKRQHQYVTIFDPDNLAHPKFLGVTNKFLNNGYKAVQGRRAPKNLDSIYACLDAMSEYYYNYLVKYLPYKIRSSATIAGSGMTIETELYLNNLRKLEEENAKGGVIVAEDKILQADLVEDGNIIAFARDAIVYDEKVSTASQVERQRTRWINSYFLYAKTAASIMLKGLFSLNWNKMYFGLSTLIPPLFILILMTFFFTALNFFLNFDFFLIFAGAFTVFVLNIFFVLALSRVEPQVWKSIWGIPLFMFNQILALFRIKRSNKEFMETVHTKYLTIDEVLADKKIRMDGKIRILATIRQGDYGGGETYLYNLVTQIDKTKYEPYILSFTEGNMINQLKEKGYNTFIIKTIKPFNFFIYSRVKKILEREGIDILHIHGTRAGTNSLIPAMWSKKKRIYTVHGFSFHSGINMLSYKLRQISERFLIKNSNLTICGSHNDINVGKSLYEDGDFELIYNSINAEEYKPFDSDNSYRKCLGYNETDFIVCFIARFTYQKAPETFVKAIPEAIKKYPEIKFIMFGEGELKEKCIKLAEKLNIGDSLKFMPFTNDVKTVLNAINVFVLPSLWEVIPLGLLEAMSMEKICIATDIPGTNEALINNYNGLSIPVHNHSALSDSILKVYTDKKLANMFCENARKTVLEKFDINVLVRKNEEAYDEIYNS; this is encoded by the coding sequence ATGGGGGTTCTCTCCGTTTTATTTTATGCTGTCCAGATTTTAATTCTATTTTTTTTATTATTCCCTTTCCTCAGTGTCATACTATCTCTGTTATTTAGAAAGCCGCGCTTAAAAAACAAAATAAATCAAAAATTTGACTTTGGTTTAATCATTACTGCCTATAAAGAAACCGAAATAACACTTCCTTTAGTCGATTCATTACTCAAGCAAAACTATGATAATTATCTGATATATCTTGTCGCAGATGAATGCGACGTATCTAAGCTGAAATTTGATGATGAAAGAGTCGTTGTTCTTAAACCAGAATCCAAGCTTGGTTCGAAGATTAAATCTATTCTTTATGCTATTGATAACTTCAAAAGACAGCATCAGTATGTAACGATTTTTGATCCTGATAATCTTGCCCACCCGAAATTTTTAGGAGTTACCAACAAATTTCTGAACAACGGATATAAAGCAGTGCAGGGACGAAGAGCTCCAAAAAATTTAGATTCGATTTATGCATGTCTCGATGCAATGAGTGAATATTACTATAATTATCTTGTGAAATATTTGCCATATAAAATTCGCTCGTCAGCTACGATTGCAGGCTCGGGAATGACAATTGAAACGGAACTCTATCTCAATAATCTGAGAAAGCTTGAAGAAGAAAACGCCAAGGGCGGAGTAATAGTTGCGGAGGATAAAATTCTTCAGGCGGATTTGGTTGAAGACGGAAACATTATTGCGTTTGCGCGTGATGCAATTGTTTATGATGAAAAAGTTTCAACGGCGTCACAGGTGGAAAGACAAAGAACACGATGGATTAATTCTTATTTTCTTTATGCAAAAACTGCCGCAAGCATAATGCTGAAAGGTCTGTTCAGCCTTAACTGGAACAAGATGTATTTTGGTTTAAGCACCCTCATACCGCCATTATTCATTTTGATATTGATGACATTTTTTTTCACGGCACTAAATTTCTTTTTAAATTTTGATTTCTTTTTAATTTTTGCGGGAGCATTTACAGTATTCGTGTTGAATATTTTCTTTGTTCTTGCATTAAGCAGGGTTGAACCGCAAGTATGGAAATCAATCTGGGGTATTCCATTGTTTATGTTCAATCAGATTCTTGCACTTTTCCGCATCAAGCGTTCAAACAAAGAATTTATGGAAACCGTCCATACTAAATATTTAACAATTGATGAAGTGCTTGCCGATAAAAAAATCAGAATGGATGGAAAAATCAGGATACTTGCAACAATAAGACAGGGCGATTACGGCGGAGGTGAAACCTATCTTTACAATCTTGTTACCCAAATAGATAAAACCAAATATGAACCCTATATATTGAGTTTTACCGAGGGTAATATGATTAATCAGCTTAAAGAAAAAGGTTATAACACCTTTATAATTAAAACCATTAAGCCATTTAATTTTTTTATTTACAGCAGGGTCAAAAAAATTTTGGAACGTGAAGGCATTGACATCCTTCATATTCACGGAACGCGGGCAGGAACTAATTCACTTATACCTGCCATGTGGAGTAAAAAAAAAAGAATATATACCGTTCACGGATTTTCATTCCATTCGGGGATAAATATGCTTTCATATAAACTCAGACAGATTTCAGAGAGGTTTCTAATTAAAAACTCAAATTTGACAATATGCGGCTCTCATAATGATATTAACGTCGGCAAGAGTTTGTATGAGGACGGAGATTTTGAGTTGATATATAACAGTATAAATGCGGAAGAATATAAGCCGTTTGATTCGGATAACAGCTATCGAAAATGTCTGGGCTATAACGAAACTGATTTTATTGTATGCTTCATAGCAAGATTTACATATCAGAAAGCCCCTGAGACTTTTGTGAAAGCAATACCTGAAGCCATTAAGAAATATCCTGAAATAAAATTTATAATGTTCGGGGAAGGTGAGTTAAAAGAAAAATGCATTAAGCTTGCTGAGAAATTGAACATCGGAGATTCATTAAAGTTTATGCCGTTCACGAATGATGTCAAAACTGTTCTGAATGCAATTAATGTTTTTGTTTTGCCGTCACTGTGGGAGGTAATTCCGCTTGGGCTGCTTGAAGCGATGTCGATGGAAAAAATCTGCATTGCTACGGATATACCCGGAACTAATGAAGCATTGATAAATAATTATAACGGATTATCCATACCTGTGCATAATCATAGTGCTTTGTCTGATAGTATTTTAAAAGTTTATACCGATAAAAAGTTAGCTAATATGTTTTGTGAGAATGCAAGAAAGACAGTTTTGGAAAAATTTGACATAAATGTGCTTGTCAGAAAAAATGAGGAAGCGTATGATGAAATTTATAATTCTTGA